In Drosophila bipectinata strain 14024-0381.07 chromosome 2R, DbipHiC1v2, whole genome shotgun sequence, one genomic interval encodes:
- the aPKC gene encoding atypical protein kinase C isoform X1: MAWGYWSATTVDRGRSPRRLTQCAPLPVNIVQQEEEEEQPCLPQQQQQQSQQQQQQQSQTCPSTPSANQQGSGNLCYSPTCRSRCSSPCPGSPCGSITPPPPPLLTSSQQHLHSNKNCPAAQQLMTHLDYAARRQSLDQLDSPQSKYFDIQANQLSDIMCRGAVVSSIQSANNTLTRGVSLHSRSGSAHGSHHGSHHSHSHHGSAHGSLGCLQGGVGVATGSTGSIGMMSAGHIDTGDYDVPHPHPYTHHYMQTTASVTPPHSTLSRPGSAGAVCQGHDSGSDSSQGCGGSIMGGMLVMGHPGHMGSLGHHSAGSGSLGRCSSRCHNTNTTTTDDSGGGSSGGGGGGGGMGTVGGGSASMSVGMPGMLMDYHHSHHSGSAGSGLNGCGGGGSIAGGSIGGRSSVLGTIHNGHGHHHQQYHHECIHYERLPIPVPIPTVPMGVAPPPQQQQQMSQHQLQSEEEIEPAYATVFPNVPQAPGLSCDGEDRSIYRRGARRWRKLYRVNGHIFQAKRFNRRAFCAYCQDRIWGLGRQGFKCIQCKLLVHKKCHKLVQKHCTDQPEPLVKERAEESSDPMPVPLPPLPYEAMGGGADACETHDHAHIVAPPPPEDPLEPGTQRQYSLNDFELIRVIGRGSYAKVLMVELRRTRRIYAMKVIKKALVTDDEDIDWVQTEKHVFETASNHPFLVGLHSCFQTPSRLFFVIEFVRGGDLMYHMQRQRRLPEEHARFYAAEISLALNFLHEKGIIYRDLKLDNVLLDHEGHIKLTDYGMCKEGIRSGDTTSTFCGTPNYIAPEILRGEDYGFSVDWWALGVLLYEMLAGRSPFDLAGASENPDQNTEDYLFQVILEKTIRIPRSLSVRAASVLKGFLNKNPADRLGCHRESAFMDIVSHPFFKNMDWELLERKQVTPPFKPRLDSDRDLANFPPEFTGEAVQLTPDEDHIIDSIDQSEFEGFEYVNPLLMSLEDCV, from the exons atggCTTGGGGCTATTGGTCCGCCACGACAGTGGATCGCGGGCGGTCGCCGCGCCGACTGACCCAGTGTGCCCCCCTGCCGGTCAACATCGtgcagcaggaggaggaggaggagcagccgtGCCTgccccaacagcagcagcaacaatcccagcagcaacagcaacaacagtcGCAAACCTGCCCCAGTACTCCGTCGGCCAACCAGCAGGGCAGCGGCAATCTCTGCTACAGCCCCACCTGTCGGTCGCGTTGCTCGAGTCCGTGTCCAGGATCGCCGTGTGGCTCCATAACGCCGCCGCCCCCGCCGCTGCTTACGTCGTCGCAGCAGCACCTGCACTCGAACAAGAACTGCCCAGCCGCCCAGCAGCTAATGACTCACCTGGACTACGCGGCCCGGAGACAATCCCTGGATCAACTGGACAGTCCACAG TCCAAGTACTTCGATATACAGGCCAACCAGCTGTCGGACATCATGTGCCGCGGAGCGGTGGTCAGCTCCATCCAATCGGCCAACAACACCCTCACCAGAGGCGTCTCCCTGCACAGCCGGAGTGGCAGCGCCCACGGCAGCCACCATGGAAGCCATCACAGCCACAGCCACCACGGCAGTGCCCATGGATCGCTGGGCTGCCTGCAGGGcggagtgggcgtggccacGGGCAGTACAGGCAGCATCGGGATGATGTCCGCCGGTCACATCGATACCGGGGACTACGATGtcccgcatccgcatccgtaCACGCACCACTACATGCAGACCACGGCCTCGGTGACGCCGCCCCACTCGACCCTGAGTCGGCCGGGGTCGGCGGGGGCCGTGTGCCAGGGCCACGACTCCGGATCGGATTCCAGCCAGGGATGCGGCGGATCGATTATGGGAGGCATGCTCGTGATGGGCCATCCGGGGCATATGGGCAGCCTGGGCCACCACAGCGCCGGGAGCGGCTCGCTGGGCAGGTGCTCGAGTCGGTGCCACAACACCAATACCACAACGACTGATGACtccggcggcggcagcagcggaggcggcggcggcggtggaggaATGGGAACGGTGGGCGGTGGCAGTGCCTCCATGTCGGTGGGCATGCCGGGCATGCTGATGGACTACCACCACAGCCATCACAGCGGCAGTGCCGGGAGTGGCCTCAACGGATGCGGCGGAGGTGGAAGCATTGCCGGCGGCAGCATTGGTGGCCGGAGCAGTGTCCTGGGCACCATCCACAATGGACAcggccatcatcatcagcagtACCATCACGAGTGCATCCACTATGAACGACTGCCCATTCCCGTGCCCATACCCACGGTGCcaatgggcgtggcaccgcccccgcagcaacagcagcagatgTCGCAGCACCAGCTGCAGTCGGAGGAGGAAATAGAGCCGGCCTATGCGACAG TATTCCCCAATGTTCCTCAGGCGCCGGGATTGTCCTGCGATGGCGAAGATC GCAGCATCTATCGGCGCGGTGCTCGACGCTGGCGCAAGCTATACCGCGTCAATGGACACATCTTCCAGGCCAAGCGTTTCAATCGA CGTGCTTTCTGTGCCTACTGCCAGGATCGGATCTGGGGCCTGGGCCGTCAGGGTTTCAAGTGCATCCAATGCAAGCTGCTGGTGCACAAGAAGTGCCATAAGCTGGTGCAGAAACACTGCACGGATCAGCCGGAGCCGCTGGTCAAGGAGCGCGCCGAGGAGTCAAGCGATCCGATGCCAGTGCCCCTGCCCCCGTTGCCGTACGAGGCGATGGGCGGCGGAGCCGATGCCTGCGAGACGCACGATCATGCGCACATTGTGGCGCCACCGCCGCCAGAAGATCCGCTCGAGCCGGGCACCCAGCGCCAGTACTCTCTGAACGACTTCGAGCTCATACGGGTGATCGGACGCGGCAGCTATGCCAAGGTGCTGATGGTGGAGCTGCGACGCACTCGTCGCATCTACGCCATGAAGGTAATCAAGAAGGCCCTCGTCACCGACGACGAGGACATCGACTGGGTGCAGACGGAGAAGCATGTGTTCGAGACGGCCTCGAACCATCCGTTCCTGGTGGGACTGCACTCGTGCTTCCAGACGCCGTCGCGTCTCTTCTTCGTCATCGAGTTTGTGCGCGGTGGCGACTTGATGTACCACATGCAACGGCAGCGAAGGCTGCCCGAGGAGCACGCCCGCTTCTATGCGGCGGAGATCAGTCTGGCGCTCAACTTCCTCCACGAGAAGGGCATCATCTATCGAGATCTGAAGCTGGACAATGTTTTGCTCGACCACGAGGGTCACATCAAGCTAACGGATTACGGAATGTGCAAGGAGGGCATCCGATCCGGGGACACAACGTCCACCTTCTGTGGCACACCCAACTACATTGCCCCGGAGATTCTGAGGGGCGAGGACTATGGCTTCTCCGTGGACTGGTGGGCTCTGGGAGTCCTGCTCTACGAGATGTTGGCCGGTCGCAGTCCCTTCGACTTGGCCGGAGCCTCTGAGAATCCAGATCAG AACACTGAGGACTATTTGTTCCAAGTCATCCTGGAGAAGACCATTCGTATTCCGCGATCGCTGAGTGTGCGAGCAGCTTCTGTCCTCAAAGGTTTCCTCAACAAGAACCCCGCTGATCGCTTGGGCTGCCATCGGGAGTCCGCCTTCATGGACATTGTCAGCCATCCGTTCTTCAAGAACATGGATTGGGAATTG CTTGAGCGCAAACAGGTCACGCCACCATTCAAGCCACGTTTAGACTCAGATCGCGACCTGGCCAACTTCCCGCCCGAATTCACCGGCGAGGCCGTACAGTTGACACCGGATGAAGA TCACATTATTGATAGCATCGACCAGTCCGAGTTCGAGGGCTTTGAGTATGTGAACCCCTTGCTGATGTCCTTGGAGGATTGCGTCTGA
- the aPKC gene encoding atypical protein kinase C isoform X3, whose product MIIWSGFCEAAQIYSTQTATFMTGGPSLFPNVPQAPGLSCDGEDRSIYRRGARRWRKLYRVNGHIFQAKRFNRRAFCAYCQDRIWGLGRQGFKCIQCKLLVHKKCHKLVQKHCTDQPEPLVKERAEESSDPMPVPLPPLPYEAMGGGADACETHDHAHIVAPPPPEDPLEPGTQRQYSLNDFELIRVIGRGSYAKVLMVELRRTRRIYAMKVIKKALVTDDEDIDWVQTEKHVFETASNHPFLVGLHSCFQTPSRLFFVIEFVRGGDLMYHMQRQRRLPEEHARFYAAEISLALNFLHEKGIIYRDLKLDNVLLDHEGHIKLTDYGMCKEGIRSGDTTSTFCGTPNYIAPEILRGEDYGFSVDWWALGVLLYEMLAGRSPFDLAGASENPDQNTEDYLFQVILEKTIRIPRSLSVRAASVLKGFLNKNPADRLGCHRESAFMDIVSHPFFKNMDWELLERKQVTPPFKPRLDSDRDLANFPPEFTGEAVQLTPDEDHIIDSIDQSEFEGFEYVNPLLMSLEDCV is encoded by the exons ATGATCATCTGGAGCGGCTTCTGTGAGGCAGCCCAAATATATAGCACCCAGACGGCCACTTTTATGACCGGGGGTCCCTCGT TATTCCCCAATGTTCCTCAGGCGCCGGGATTGTCCTGCGATGGCGAAGATC GCAGCATCTATCGGCGCGGTGCTCGACGCTGGCGCAAGCTATACCGCGTCAATGGACACATCTTCCAGGCCAAGCGTTTCAATCGA CGTGCTTTCTGTGCCTACTGCCAGGATCGGATCTGGGGCCTGGGCCGTCAGGGTTTCAAGTGCATCCAATGCAAGCTGCTGGTGCACAAGAAGTGCCATAAGCTGGTGCAGAAACACTGCACGGATCAGCCGGAGCCGCTGGTCAAGGAGCGCGCCGAGGAGTCAAGCGATCCGATGCCAGTGCCCCTGCCCCCGTTGCCGTACGAGGCGATGGGCGGCGGAGCCGATGCCTGCGAGACGCACGATCATGCGCACATTGTGGCGCCACCGCCGCCAGAAGATCCGCTCGAGCCGGGCACCCAGCGCCAGTACTCTCTGAACGACTTCGAGCTCATACGGGTGATCGGACGCGGCAGCTATGCCAAGGTGCTGATGGTGGAGCTGCGACGCACTCGTCGCATCTACGCCATGAAGGTAATCAAGAAGGCCCTCGTCACCGACGACGAGGACATCGACTGGGTGCAGACGGAGAAGCATGTGTTCGAGACGGCCTCGAACCATCCGTTCCTGGTGGGACTGCACTCGTGCTTCCAGACGCCGTCGCGTCTCTTCTTCGTCATCGAGTTTGTGCGCGGTGGCGACTTGATGTACCACATGCAACGGCAGCGAAGGCTGCCCGAGGAGCACGCCCGCTTCTATGCGGCGGAGATCAGTCTGGCGCTCAACTTCCTCCACGAGAAGGGCATCATCTATCGAGATCTGAAGCTGGACAATGTTTTGCTCGACCACGAGGGTCACATCAAGCTAACGGATTACGGAATGTGCAAGGAGGGCATCCGATCCGGGGACACAACGTCCACCTTCTGTGGCACACCCAACTACATTGCCCCGGAGATTCTGAGGGGCGAGGACTATGGCTTCTCCGTGGACTGGTGGGCTCTGGGAGTCCTGCTCTACGAGATGTTGGCCGGTCGCAGTCCCTTCGACTTGGCCGGAGCCTCTGAGAATCCAGATCAG AACACTGAGGACTATTTGTTCCAAGTCATCCTGGAGAAGACCATTCGTATTCCGCGATCGCTGAGTGTGCGAGCAGCTTCTGTCCTCAAAGGTTTCCTCAACAAGAACCCCGCTGATCGCTTGGGCTGCCATCGGGAGTCCGCCTTCATGGACATTGTCAGCCATCCGTTCTTCAAGAACATGGATTGGGAATTG CTTGAGCGCAAACAGGTCACGCCACCATTCAAGCCACGTTTAGACTCAGATCGCGACCTGGCCAACTTCCCGCCCGAATTCACCGGCGAGGCCGTACAGTTGACACCGGATGAAGA TCACATTATTGATAGCATCGACCAGTCCGAGTTCGAGGGCTTTGAGTATGTGAACCCCTTGCTGATGTCCTTGGAGGATTGCGTCTGA
- the aPKC gene encoding atypical protein kinase C isoform X4, translating to MWLGKNPFIIFPNVPQAPGLSCDGEDRSIYRRGARRWRKLYRVNGHIFQAKRFNRRAFCAYCQDRIWGLGRQGFKCIQCKLLVHKKCHKLVQKHCTDQPEPLVKERAEESSDPMPVPLPPLPYEAMGGGADACETHDHAHIVAPPPPEDPLEPGTQRQYSLNDFELIRVIGRGSYAKVLMVELRRTRRIYAMKVIKKALVTDDEDIDWVQTEKHVFETASNHPFLVGLHSCFQTPSRLFFVIEFVRGGDLMYHMQRQRRLPEEHARFYAAEISLALNFLHEKGIIYRDLKLDNVLLDHEGHIKLTDYGMCKEGIRSGDTTSTFCGTPNYIAPEILRGEDYGFSVDWWALGVLLYEMLAGRSPFDLAGASENPDQNTEDYLFQVILEKTIRIPRSLSVRAASVLKGFLNKNPADRLGCHRESAFMDIVSHPFFKNMDWELLERKQVTPPFKPRLDSDRDLANFPPEFTGEAVQLTPDEDHIIDSIDQSEFEGFEYVNPLLMSLEDCV from the exons ATGTGGCTGGGCAAGAATCCGTTTATAA TATTCCCCAATGTTCCTCAGGCGCCGGGATTGTCCTGCGATGGCGAAGATC GCAGCATCTATCGGCGCGGTGCTCGACGCTGGCGCAAGCTATACCGCGTCAATGGACACATCTTCCAGGCCAAGCGTTTCAATCGA CGTGCTTTCTGTGCCTACTGCCAGGATCGGATCTGGGGCCTGGGCCGTCAGGGTTTCAAGTGCATCCAATGCAAGCTGCTGGTGCACAAGAAGTGCCATAAGCTGGTGCAGAAACACTGCACGGATCAGCCGGAGCCGCTGGTCAAGGAGCGCGCCGAGGAGTCAAGCGATCCGATGCCAGTGCCCCTGCCCCCGTTGCCGTACGAGGCGATGGGCGGCGGAGCCGATGCCTGCGAGACGCACGATCATGCGCACATTGTGGCGCCACCGCCGCCAGAAGATCCGCTCGAGCCGGGCACCCAGCGCCAGTACTCTCTGAACGACTTCGAGCTCATACGGGTGATCGGACGCGGCAGCTATGCCAAGGTGCTGATGGTGGAGCTGCGACGCACTCGTCGCATCTACGCCATGAAGGTAATCAAGAAGGCCCTCGTCACCGACGACGAGGACATCGACTGGGTGCAGACGGAGAAGCATGTGTTCGAGACGGCCTCGAACCATCCGTTCCTGGTGGGACTGCACTCGTGCTTCCAGACGCCGTCGCGTCTCTTCTTCGTCATCGAGTTTGTGCGCGGTGGCGACTTGATGTACCACATGCAACGGCAGCGAAGGCTGCCCGAGGAGCACGCCCGCTTCTATGCGGCGGAGATCAGTCTGGCGCTCAACTTCCTCCACGAGAAGGGCATCATCTATCGAGATCTGAAGCTGGACAATGTTTTGCTCGACCACGAGGGTCACATCAAGCTAACGGATTACGGAATGTGCAAGGAGGGCATCCGATCCGGGGACACAACGTCCACCTTCTGTGGCACACCCAACTACATTGCCCCGGAGATTCTGAGGGGCGAGGACTATGGCTTCTCCGTGGACTGGTGGGCTCTGGGAGTCCTGCTCTACGAGATGTTGGCCGGTCGCAGTCCCTTCGACTTGGCCGGAGCCTCTGAGAATCCAGATCAG AACACTGAGGACTATTTGTTCCAAGTCATCCTGGAGAAGACCATTCGTATTCCGCGATCGCTGAGTGTGCGAGCAGCTTCTGTCCTCAAAGGTTTCCTCAACAAGAACCCCGCTGATCGCTTGGGCTGCCATCGGGAGTCCGCCTTCATGGACATTGTCAGCCATCCGTTCTTCAAGAACATGGATTGGGAATTG CTTGAGCGCAAACAGGTCACGCCACCATTCAAGCCACGTTTAGACTCAGATCGCGACCTGGCCAACTTCCCGCCCGAATTCACCGGCGAGGCCGTACAGTTGACACCGGATGAAGA TCACATTATTGATAGCATCGACCAGTCCGAGTTCGAGGGCTTTGAGTATGTGAACCCCTTGCTGATGTCCTTGGAGGATTGCGTCTGA
- the aPKC gene encoding atypical protein kinase C isoform X5 gives MGKLACLFPNVPQAPGLSCDGEDRSIYRRGARRWRKLYRVNGHIFQAKRFNRRAFCAYCQDRIWGLGRQGFKCIQCKLLVHKKCHKLVQKHCTDQPEPLVKERAEESSDPMPVPLPPLPYEAMGGGADACETHDHAHIVAPPPPEDPLEPGTQRQYSLNDFELIRVIGRGSYAKVLMVELRRTRRIYAMKVIKKALVTDDEDIDWVQTEKHVFETASNHPFLVGLHSCFQTPSRLFFVIEFVRGGDLMYHMQRQRRLPEEHARFYAAEISLALNFLHEKGIIYRDLKLDNVLLDHEGHIKLTDYGMCKEGIRSGDTTSTFCGTPNYIAPEILRGEDYGFSVDWWALGVLLYEMLAGRSPFDLAGASENPDQNTEDYLFQVILEKTIRIPRSLSVRAASVLKGFLNKNPADRLGCHRESAFMDIVSHPFFKNMDWELLERKQVTPPFKPRLDSDRDLANFPPEFTGEAVQLTPDEDHIIDSIDQSEFEGFEYVNPLLMSLEDCV, from the exons ATGGGCAAGCTAGCCTGCC TATTCCCCAATGTTCCTCAGGCGCCGGGATTGTCCTGCGATGGCGAAGATC GCAGCATCTATCGGCGCGGTGCTCGACGCTGGCGCAAGCTATACCGCGTCAATGGACACATCTTCCAGGCCAAGCGTTTCAATCGA CGTGCTTTCTGTGCCTACTGCCAGGATCGGATCTGGGGCCTGGGCCGTCAGGGTTTCAAGTGCATCCAATGCAAGCTGCTGGTGCACAAGAAGTGCCATAAGCTGGTGCAGAAACACTGCACGGATCAGCCGGAGCCGCTGGTCAAGGAGCGCGCCGAGGAGTCAAGCGATCCGATGCCAGTGCCCCTGCCCCCGTTGCCGTACGAGGCGATGGGCGGCGGAGCCGATGCCTGCGAGACGCACGATCATGCGCACATTGTGGCGCCACCGCCGCCAGAAGATCCGCTCGAGCCGGGCACCCAGCGCCAGTACTCTCTGAACGACTTCGAGCTCATACGGGTGATCGGACGCGGCAGCTATGCCAAGGTGCTGATGGTGGAGCTGCGACGCACTCGTCGCATCTACGCCATGAAGGTAATCAAGAAGGCCCTCGTCACCGACGACGAGGACATCGACTGGGTGCAGACGGAGAAGCATGTGTTCGAGACGGCCTCGAACCATCCGTTCCTGGTGGGACTGCACTCGTGCTTCCAGACGCCGTCGCGTCTCTTCTTCGTCATCGAGTTTGTGCGCGGTGGCGACTTGATGTACCACATGCAACGGCAGCGAAGGCTGCCCGAGGAGCACGCCCGCTTCTATGCGGCGGAGATCAGTCTGGCGCTCAACTTCCTCCACGAGAAGGGCATCATCTATCGAGATCTGAAGCTGGACAATGTTTTGCTCGACCACGAGGGTCACATCAAGCTAACGGATTACGGAATGTGCAAGGAGGGCATCCGATCCGGGGACACAACGTCCACCTTCTGTGGCACACCCAACTACATTGCCCCGGAGATTCTGAGGGGCGAGGACTATGGCTTCTCCGTGGACTGGTGGGCTCTGGGAGTCCTGCTCTACGAGATGTTGGCCGGTCGCAGTCCCTTCGACTTGGCCGGAGCCTCTGAGAATCCAGATCAG AACACTGAGGACTATTTGTTCCAAGTCATCCTGGAGAAGACCATTCGTATTCCGCGATCGCTGAGTGTGCGAGCAGCTTCTGTCCTCAAAGGTTTCCTCAACAAGAACCCCGCTGATCGCTTGGGCTGCCATCGGGAGTCCGCCTTCATGGACATTGTCAGCCATCCGTTCTTCAAGAACATGGATTGGGAATTG CTTGAGCGCAAACAGGTCACGCCACCATTCAAGCCACGTTTAGACTCAGATCGCGACCTGGCCAACTTCCCGCCCGAATTCACCGGCGAGGCCGTACAGTTGACACCGGATGAAGA TCACATTATTGATAGCATCGACCAGTCCGAGTTCGAGGGCTTTGAGTATGTGAACCCCTTGCTGATGTCCTTGGAGGATTGCGTCTGA
- the LOC108133035 gene encoding fas apoptotic inhibitory molecule 1 isoform X1, with the protein MSFLSPTLRLENLSTVPTMTQDHIPEDQRYNKQNIVAQWCVPINGKMYRIELEHGTTSGRRMIWVNGREVLRRDWMFKLVGEDTFHIDQIRCIIRVDPAPGFKYEYSLYIDGKSHEQYTEEMTRQYRLWLYTQDSAAETAQEYRIMLKLDTLSLYVNDELRTEESAFVHGGTDTKFLLQDTEFVLQARSSGNKHDGIVHTLLANGVAVPEAKIQEIMQEPVSILQAN; encoded by the exons ATGTCCTTTCTGTCGCCCACCCTTCGATTGGAGAATCTGTCGACAGTGCCCACCATGACGCAGGATCATATACCCGAGGACCAGCGCTACAACAAACAGAACATCGTGGCCCAGTGGTGTGTCCCCATCAACGGCAAG aTGTACCGCATCGAGCTGGAACATGGCACAACCAGTGGGCGGCGCATGATTTGGGTCAATGGACGG GAGGTACTGCGTCGCGATTGGATGTTCAAGCTGGTGGGCGAGGACACGTTCCATATTGATCAAATCCGCTGCATCATACGGGTGGATCCGGCGCCTGGCTTCAAATACGAGTACTCACTCTACATCGATGGCAAGTCCCACGAGCAGTACACCGAGGAAATGACGCGGCAGTATCGGCTGTGGCTATACACCCAGGACTCGGCCGCCGAAACGGCGCAGGAATACAGGATAATGCTTAAGCTGGATACGTTGAGTCTATATGTGAACGATGAGCTGCGAACTGAGGAG TCGGCTTTCGTTCATGGCGGCACTGACACCAAGTTCCTGCTGCAGGACACCGAGTTTGTGCTGCAGGCACGCTCAAGTGGCAATAAACACGACGGCATCGTTCACACTCTGCTGGCCAATGGTGTGGCGGTTCCGGAGGCAAAGATTCAGGAGATTATGCAAGAGCCGGTCTCCATTTTACAGGCCAACTGA
- the LOC108133035 gene encoding fas apoptotic inhibitory molecule 1 isoform X2: protein MFKLVGEDTFHIDQIRCIIRVDPAPGFKYEYSLYIDGKSHEQYTEEMTRQYRLWLYTQDSAAETAQEYRIMLKLDTLSLYVNDELRTEESAFVHGGTDTKFLLQDTEFVLQARSSGNKHDGIVHTLLANGVAVPEAKIQEIMQEPVSILQAN, encoded by the exons ATGTTCAAGCTGGTGGGCGAGGACACGTTCCATATTGATCAAATCCGCTGCATCATACGGGTGGATCCGGCGCCTGGCTTCAAATACGAGTACTCACTCTACATCGATGGCAAGTCCCACGAGCAGTACACCGAGGAAATGACGCGGCAGTATCGGCTGTGGCTATACACCCAGGACTCGGCCGCCGAAACGGCGCAGGAATACAGGATAATGCTTAAGCTGGATACGTTGAGTCTATATGTGAACGATGAGCTGCGAACTGAGGAG TCGGCTTTCGTTCATGGCGGCACTGACACCAAGTTCCTGCTGCAGGACACCGAGTTTGTGCTGCAGGCACGCTCAAGTGGCAATAAACACGACGGCATCGTTCACACTCTGCTGGCCAATGGTGTGGCGGTTCCGGAGGCAAAGATTCAGGAGATTATGCAAGAGCCGGTCTCCATTTTACAGGCCAACTGA